One Vibrio sp. CDRSL-10 TSBA genomic region harbors:
- a CDS encoding AsmA family protein, giving the protein MKKLLALGMGLIALLLVLILATFGLMHTRYLTPSAQWLTDHLWPGELTFTRLEYDYPRHFRLQDVTLEQDEKPLHFQQVDVWLSARPWQDDQWVIDSLLLDGANFSAGLPSHPFLSELKLNQLALHNIDFAMDGLIARGVNLQVKKPSWHSAVQRLPYGELQLSAEQFYWHSEAIDNVLVDADYQPADSTVYGASFIWRGGQFSGQAEQYPQGWSLVNVTINQLNLDQDLTQLTAPWWSLLSSHITRINSLDILNSNLRVAGSEMTNVALSAENLQLGHTWWQQQQGYLSLNADSITSHGLQWVEPSFKLDFEPDKIQISDFSSEVLQGSLQLSGEVTPNQLHLHHLTARGLKWFGEQDSDWHWLSLDLSNWQSLQIDQFDLHNLQLIQLQHTPAWQLTGLNAEGRDTELIRDGKWGLWQGSASISANNASIGSVLSSQGIIEMHSDNGRWSLDRAFLPLEKGYIDANAEWNFAADSAPWKVALHTDGLPLTELHHWLTLPFSVDALADLDLNAEGLAGDYSMLAHSLSGELQLGLRRGILTTQQTNQLVVQPFTLDRLNVSADRGRIQLNAAPLAGPGLDARLQGTIDLVSPQQGTLELQLRQGCQQTRFDLLRNQQAEETLPAKACADTLSRERARE; this is encoded by the coding sequence ATGAAAAAGCTGCTCGCGTTAGGGATGGGATTAATCGCACTGTTGCTGGTGCTGATACTGGCCACATTTGGCCTGATGCATACCCGTTACCTGACGCCTTCAGCTCAATGGTTAACCGACCATTTATGGCCCGGCGAGCTGACATTCACCCGGTTAGAATACGACTATCCGCGTCATTTCCGCCTGCAGGATGTCACCCTGGAGCAAGATGAAAAGCCACTCCACTTCCAGCAGGTGGATGTCTGGCTCAGCGCCCGGCCCTGGCAGGATGACCAATGGGTCATCGACAGCCTGCTGCTCGATGGAGCCAATTTCTCTGCTGGGCTGCCCAGCCACCCTTTTCTGTCCGAACTGAAACTCAACCAACTGGCACTGCACAATATTGATTTTGCAATGGATGGTTTGATTGCTCGCGGCGTTAACCTGCAGGTTAAAAAACCTTCCTGGCACAGCGCGGTACAACGCCTGCCCTATGGTGAGTTGCAGCTGTCTGCCGAGCAGTTTTACTGGCACAGTGAAGCCATCGACAACGTGTTAGTCGATGCTGACTACCAGCCTGCCGACAGCACGGTTTACGGCGCCTCTTTTATCTGGCGCGGCGGCCAATTCTCCGGTCAGGCTGAGCAGTATCCGCAAGGCTGGTCACTGGTTAATGTCACCATCAACCAGCTCAACCTGGATCAGGACCTCACTCAACTCACGGCTCCTTGGTGGTCATTACTAAGCAGCCATATCACGCGCATCAACAGCCTGGATATTCTCAACAGCAATCTACGCGTGGCCGGCAGCGAGATGACCAACGTGGCCCTGTCGGCGGAAAATCTGCAGTTAGGCCATACCTGGTGGCAACAGCAGCAAGGTTATCTGTCGCTCAATGCGGACAGCATTACCAGCCATGGCCTGCAATGGGTAGAACCCAGCTTTAAACTGGACTTCGAACCAGACAAGATCCAAATCAGCGACTTTTCCAGTGAGGTGTTGCAAGGCAGCCTGCAACTGAGTGGTGAAGTGACGCCCAATCAGCTGCACCTGCACCACCTAACGGCACGTGGTCTGAAGTGGTTTGGCGAACAAGACAGCGACTGGCACTGGCTCAGTCTGGATCTGAGCAACTGGCAATCGCTGCAAATTGATCAATTTGATCTGCACAACCTGCAGCTGATCCAACTGCAACATACTCCGGCCTGGCAGCTGACCGGACTCAATGCCGAAGGCCGCGATACCGAGCTGATTCGGGATGGCAAATGGGGGCTGTGGCAAGGCTCCGCCAGCATCAGCGCCAATAACGCCAGTATCGGTTCAGTGCTCAGCAGCCAGGGCATTATTGAAATGCACAGTGATAATGGTCGCTGGTCGTTGGATCGCGCGTTTCTGCCACTGGAAAAAGGCTATATCGATGCCAATGCGGAATGGAATTTCGCAGCCGACAGCGCGCCGTGGAAAGTGGCGCTGCATACTGACGGACTGCCGCTGACCGAGCTGCACCACTGGCTGACGCTGCCTTTCAGTGTGGATGCTCTGGCGGATCTGGATCTCAATGCCGAAGGACTGGCCGGCGATTATTCCATGCTGGCTCATTCACTCAGTGGCGAGCTGCAACTGGGTTTACGTCGCGGCATACTAACCACACAACAGACCAATCAACTAGTGGTTCAGCCGTTTACGCTGGATAGGCTGAACGTCAGCGCTGACCGCGGACGGATACAGCTTAACGCGGCGCCGCTAGCGGGGCCAGGGCTCGATGCGCGTCTGCAAGGAACTATCGACTTAGTTTCCCCGCAGCAAGGGACACTTGAACTGCAGTTGCGCCAAGGCTGTCAGCAAACCCGCTTCGACCTGCTGCGTAACCAGCAGGCAGAAGAAACACTGCCAGCCAAAGCGTGTGCAGACACACTCAGTCGCGAGCGTGCTCGAGAATAG
- the dtd gene encoding D-aminoacyl-tRNA deacylase, producing MIALIQRVSEAAVSVEGEIVGEIEQGLLVLLGVEREDDEAKAKRLMERVTSYRVFEDEAGKMNLSVKDVGGSVLVVSQFTLPADTKKGTRAGFSRGAHPEEAERLYDYFSDLCTQVLPTQRGRFAADMKVSLINDGPVTFWLQA from the coding sequence GTGATAGCCTTGATTCAACGAGTAAGTGAAGCGGCAGTAAGCGTCGAAGGTGAAATTGTCGGCGAGATTGAACAGGGTTTACTGGTATTGCTCGGGGTCGAGCGTGAAGATGATGAAGCGAAAGCGAAACGCCTGATGGAACGGGTGACCAGCTACCGCGTATTTGAAGATGAAGCCGGCAAGATGAACCTGAGTGTCAAAGATGTCGGCGGCAGTGTGCTGGTGGTCTCGCAATTTACCTTGCCGGCAGACACTAAAAAGGGCACCCGGGCCGGATTTTCCCGTGGCGCTCATCCGGAGGAAGCGGAACGCCTGTACGACTATTTCTCCGATTTGTGTACCCAGGTACTACCGACACAGCGTGGCCGTTTTGCCGCGGATATGAAAGTGTCATTGATTAACGATGGACCGGTAACCTTCTGGTTACAGGCTTAA
- a CDS encoding virulence factor BrkB family protein — MNIQLLVKHSLLFGRYLFARMGHDRVNVNAGYLAYITLLSIVPMLTVLLSILSSFAIFDNVGDEVQDYVITHFVPAAGDAVRTALAEFVTNTGKMTAVGGMFLFIAALTLISNIDKNLNYIWRVRKKRRLVFSFSMYWMILTLGPILVGASIAVTSYITSLKLLDNEALTGAFNFFLARLPLLLSFFAFSGLYLLVPNKKVVIWHAVSGALVAALLFELSKKGFAAYITQFPSYQLIYGALAAIPILFVWVYLCWLIVLIGAEVTAALGERDEWSDEPDMLNSALNSPTQPQGKEQSDSLDSTSK; from the coding sequence TTGAACATCCAGTTACTGGTCAAGCATAGCCTGTTATTCGGCCGTTATTTATTTGCCCGTATGGGGCACGACAGAGTCAATGTGAACGCCGGCTATCTGGCTTACATCACCTTGCTGTCTATCGTGCCGATGTTGACTGTGCTGCTGTCGATCCTCTCTTCGTTTGCCATTTTTGATAACGTCGGCGATGAAGTGCAGGACTATGTGATTACCCATTTCGTCCCGGCGGCCGGTGATGCGGTGCGCACCGCGTTAGCCGAATTTGTCACCAATACCGGAAAAATGACCGCGGTGGGCGGTATGTTCCTCTTTATCGCGGCGCTGACACTGATCTCGAACATCGATAAAAATCTGAACTATATCTGGCGGGTGCGCAAAAAGCGCCGTCTGGTCTTTTCATTTTCGATGTACTGGATGATCCTGACTCTGGGGCCTATTCTGGTCGGTGCCAGTATCGCGGTGACATCGTACATTACGTCACTCAAGCTGTTGGATAATGAAGCGCTGACCGGCGCGTTTAATTTTTTCCTCGCTCGTCTGCCGTTGCTGCTGTCCTTTTTTGCCTTTTCGGGGCTGTACCTGCTGGTGCCGAATAAAAAAGTCGTTATCTGGCATGCGGTCTCCGGTGCTTTGGTCGCGGCCTTGCTGTTTGAACTGAGTAAGAAAGGTTTTGCTGCTTACATCACTCAGTTTCCGTCTTACCAGCTGATTTACGGCGCGCTGGCGGCGATTCCGATTCTGTTTGTCTGGGTGTACCTGTGTTGGCTGATCGTGCTGATTGGGGCTGAAGTGACCGCGGCGCTCGGTGAGCGTGATGAGTGGAGTGACGAGCCAGACATGCTAAACTCAGCGCTCAATTCCCCAACCCAACCACAAGGAAAAGAGCAGAGTGATAGCCTTGATTCAACGAGTAAGTGA
- a CDS encoding DUF4124 domain-containing protein, with the protein MKLTIPLTNLVLLLCLLPAADTHPRTIYTWTDYQGTVHFSDNPTHAHAHARALSVNDALSVNETLPVNDASPALTPSINAATTQVAPKQHTIAQTELHIEWLKPTHEQTIHDNQGNITLHIALNRALSEQETLQLLLDDQPFGAPGTKTVWQLSNIERGSHTFLIQALVSGKVIASSSKVTVYLHRASIK; encoded by the coding sequence ATGAAACTGACCATTCCCCTTACAAACCTTGTATTACTGCTGTGCCTGCTGCCCGCAGCAGACACTCATCCCCGGACCATCTATACCTGGACCGATTATCAGGGCACCGTCCATTTTAGCGATAATCCAACTCATGCCCATGCCCATGCCCGGGCACTATCCGTTAATGATGCCCTATCCGTTAATGAGACACTGCCCGTTAATGACGCATCGCCCGCGTTGACCCCATCGATAAATGCGGCAACAACACAGGTTGCACCGAAACAGCACACAATCGCTCAGACAGAGCTGCACATAGAGTGGTTAAAACCGACTCATGAACAGACAATTCACGACAATCAGGGCAACATCACCCTGCATATCGCACTAAACCGCGCACTGTCTGAGCAAGAAACTCTGCAATTACTGCTCGATGATCAGCCTTTTGGTGCACCCGGCACCAAAACAGTGTGGCAGCTGAGTAATATTGAACGCGGGTCACATACCTTTTTAATTCAGGCTCTTGTAAGCGGCAAGGTTATTGCATCGTCTAGTAAAGTAACGGTGTATCTGCATCGGGCATCAATTAAATAG
- the glnL gene encoding nitrogen regulation protein NR(II) — MSAELSETILNNVVTATLMLDETLCVRYANPAAEQLFSQSAKRIINQPLSKLIQHASMDLALLSQPLQSGQSITDSDVTFVVDGKPLMLEVTVSPISWQKSLMLLVEMRKIGQQRRLTQELNQHAQQQAAKLLVRGLAHEIKNPLGGLRGAAQLLERMLPDQSLTEYTQIIIEQADRLRALVDRLLGPQKPGKKTSENLHLILEKVRQLVELEGGKELQIERDYDPSLPNIMMDTDQIEQALLNIVSNAAQILSQQSHGVITLRTRTVHQANIHGQRHKLVARIEIIDNGPGIPLELQDTLFYPMVSGREGGTGLGLSISQNLIDQHNGKIDVESWPGRTIFTIYLPI; from the coding sequence GTGAGTGCAGAGCTAAGCGAAACCATTCTGAACAATGTTGTAACCGCCACCTTGATGTTGGATGAAACATTGTGCGTACGTTACGCCAACCCGGCGGCCGAACAACTGTTTTCCCAAAGTGCCAAGCGCATTATCAATCAACCGCTGTCAAAACTGATTCAACACGCCTCGATGGACCTGGCTTTGCTTTCTCAGCCATTGCAAAGCGGACAGAGTATTACCGACAGTGATGTCACCTTCGTGGTTGACGGCAAACCCTTAATGCTGGAAGTGACCGTCAGTCCGATTTCGTGGCAGAAGAGCCTGATGCTGTTGGTTGAAATGCGAAAGATCGGCCAGCAACGCCGCCTGACACAGGAGCTCAATCAGCATGCGCAGCAACAAGCAGCAAAACTGCTGGTGCGGGGGTTAGCTCATGAGATTAAAAACCCGTTGGGAGGTTTACGCGGCGCAGCCCAGCTGCTGGAACGCATGCTACCGGACCAGAGCCTGACCGAATACACCCAGATCATTATCGAACAGGCGGATCGACTGCGAGCCCTGGTCGACCGTTTGCTCGGCCCGCAGAAGCCCGGCAAGAAAACGTCGGAAAACCTGCACCTGATCCTGGAAAAGGTTCGTCAGCTGGTTGAACTCGAAGGTGGCAAAGAGTTGCAGATTGAACGGGATTACGATCCCAGCCTGCCCAATATCATGATGGATACCGATCAAATCGAGCAGGCTCTGCTCAATATCGTCAGTAACGCTGCGCAAATTTTGTCACAGCAGTCGCATGGCGTGATAACCCTGCGCACCCGCACCGTTCACCAAGCCAATATTCACGGCCAGCGACACAAGTTGGTGGCCCGCATTGAGATCATTGATAACGGCCCGGGTATCCCGCTCGAGCTGCAGGATACGCTGTTCTACCCTATGGTCAGTGGCCGGGAAGGTGGAACCGGACTTGGCCTGTCGATATCTCAAAACCTGATCGACCAGCACAATGGAAAAATCGATGTAGAAAGCTGGCCAGGACGAACCATATTTACGATTTATTTACCCATCTAA
- the add gene encoding adenosine deaminase, translating into MITKNIPLTDLHRHLDGNIRTQTILELGQKFGMALPADTVEALTPHVQIVEAEPSLVAFLSKLDWGVAVLGDLDACRRVAYENVEDALNAQIDYAELRFSPYYMAMKHNLPIAGVVEAVVDGVQAGVRDFGVQANLIGILSRTFGTKACQQELEGILSQKQHIVALDLAGDELGQPGDRFVSHFKQARDAGLNITVHAGEAAGPQSMWQAIRELGATRIGHGVKAIEDPQLMDYLAKHRIGIESCLTSNIQTSTVTSLAQHPLKRFLEHGVPACLNTDDPAVEGIELPYEYEVAAPQAGLSQEQIRQAQINGLELAFLSEAEKQALKAKVAQRT; encoded by the coding sequence ATGATTACAAAAAATATTCCCCTGACTGATCTACACCGCCACCTTGACGGCAACATCCGCACTCAAACCATCCTTGAGCTTGGCCAGAAGTTTGGTATGGCGTTACCAGCCGATACTGTGGAAGCACTGACACCGCATGTACAAATTGTCGAAGCCGAACCCTCTCTGGTTGCCTTTCTGTCCAAACTTGACTGGGGTGTGGCTGTACTGGGTGATCTGGACGCTTGTCGCCGCGTGGCCTACGAAAACGTTGAGGATGCACTCAACGCGCAGATCGATTATGCCGAACTGCGTTTCTCCCCTTATTACATGGCAATGAAACATAATCTGCCAATTGCCGGTGTCGTGGAAGCAGTAGTCGATGGCGTACAAGCCGGTGTACGCGATTTTGGCGTGCAAGCTAACCTGATTGGCATACTGAGCCGTACTTTCGGTACAAAAGCGTGTCAGCAAGAGCTGGAGGGCATTCTGAGCCAGAAACAGCACATCGTCGCACTCGATTTGGCCGGAGATGAGCTGGGACAACCTGGCGACCGATTTGTCAGCCACTTTAAACAAGCACGCGATGCCGGACTGAATATTACCGTCCACGCAGGCGAAGCCGCTGGCCCACAGAGCATGTGGCAGGCTATTCGCGAATTAGGTGCAACCCGTATTGGCCACGGTGTCAAAGCCATTGAAGATCCGCAGCTGATGGATTATCTGGCTAAACACCGGATTGGTATTGAGTCATGCCTGACATCGAACATTCAAACCAGCACCGTTACCAGCCTGGCACAACACCCGCTCAAGCGTTTCCTTGAGCACGGTGTGCCGGCGTGTCTGAATACCGATGATCCGGCAGTAGAAGGCATCGAACTACCATACGAGTATGAAGTGGCAGCACCGCAAGCAGGCCTGAGCCAGGAGCAAATCCGTCAGGCTCAAATCAACGGCCTGGAGCTCGCTTTCTTGTCTGAAGCAGAAAAACAAGCACTGAAGGCTAAAGTCGCTCAACGCACTTAA